One segment of Papaver somniferum cultivar HN1 unplaced genomic scaffold, ASM357369v1 unplaced-scaffold_137, whole genome shotgun sequence DNA contains the following:
- the LOC113334710 gene encoding uncharacterized protein LOC113334710 yields MERMMQQISAVIVPSREGNMEHANVMYQNHQRPRYDPYSNTYNPGWRDHPNFSYANKQAAVYPTFNQQGGYQFMQRPQQASQGTSVDEKFALMMQEDETAANKADLVPDSNFKPLVSTNVTSPPFPSRFAKSKKETLYKEIYEIFKNIQVNIPLFEAIRQVPLYAKFLKELCGNNCKLIGNEVMYVGENASAYLQKKLPPKLKDLGSFTIPCIICTTRFDPALLDLGATINVMPASIYESLDLGPLKDTGIIIQLAVRSTTYPKGVVEDVLVQVNELIFPADFYVLDMRDEDSPSCTPLLLGRLFMRTSRTKIDVFKGTISMEFDGEPISFNIFEAMRYPSDVHSCFSVDVIDSLSQQLFELDGDDALEKSIMKSLDCAKHDDMKVI; encoded by the exons ATGGAGAGGATGATGCAACAAATATCTGCAGTGATTGTTCCATCGCGTGAAGGCAATATGGAGCACGCAAATGTTATGTACCAGAATCATCAAAGGCCGAGATATGACCCGTACTCCAACACATACAATCCAGGTTGGCGAGATCATCCAAATTTCAGTTACGCCAACAAGCAAGCTGCAGTATATCCTACTTTCAATCAACAAGGAGGCTACCAATTCATGCAAAGACCACAACAAGCATCTCAGGGAACAAGTGTAGATGAAAAGTTTGCTCTTATGATGCAAG AGGATGAAACAGCCGCTAACAAGGCTGATTTGGTACCAGATTCTAACTTTAAACCTCTTGTTTCTACTAATGTCACTTCTCCTCCTTTTCCTAGTAGGTTTGCAAAGTCCAAGAAGGAGACACTATACAAGGAGATTTATGAGATTTTCAAGAATATCCAAGTGAACATACCACTCTTTGAGGCGATAAGGCAAGTTCCTCTCTACGCAAAGTTCTTGAAGGAATTGTGCGGTAACAACTGCAAATTGATCGGTAATGAAGTTATGTATGTGGGTGAGAATGCCTCCGCGTATCTTCAAAAGAAACTTCCACCAAAATTGAAGGATCTCGGTAGTTTCACTATACCATGTATAATTTGTACAACCAGGTTTGATCCTGCTTTACTAGACTTAGGTGCAactattaatgttatgcctgcctcAATATATGAATCATTAGACCTTGGTCCTCTTAAGGATACCGGAATTATTATTCAACTTGCTGTTAGGTCCACTACTTACCCGAAAGGGGTTGTGGaagatgttttggtgcaggttaacGAGCTTATTTTTCCTGCAGATTTTTATGTTCTAGATATGAGGGATGAAGATTCACCatcgtgtacacctttgttgttgGGTAGACTATTCATGAGAACTTCTAGAACTAAAATTGATGTCTTTAAAGGCACAATAAGTATGGAGTTTGACGGTGAACccataagtttcaacatctttgaggctatgagatatcctagtgacgtACATTCCTGTTTTTCGGTTGATGTGATAGATTCTTTGTCTCAACAATTATTTGAGTTAGACGGTGATGATGCATTAGAGAAATCCATAATGAAGAGTTTAGATTGtgcaaagcatgatgacatgaaAGTGATATAG